The following are encoded in a window of Gossypium raimondii isolate GPD5lz chromosome 13, ASM2569854v1, whole genome shotgun sequence genomic DNA:
- the LOC105783548 gene encoding F-box/kelch-repeat protein At1g55270: MDQSISQQSSNALRGFRVQAPLVDSVSCYCKVDSGLKTVAEARKFVPGSKLCIQPDINPNAHKSKNSRRERTRVQPPLLPGLPDDLAIACLIRVPRAEHRKLRVVCKRWYRLLAGNFFYSLRKSLGMAEEWVYVFKRDRDGKISWNAFDPMHQLWQPLPPVPREYSEAVGFGCAVLSGCHLYLFGGKDRQRGSMRRVIFYSARTNKWHRAPDMLRKRHFFGSCVINNCLYVAGGECEGIHRTLRSAEVYDPNKNRWSFVQDMSTAMVPFIGVVYDGKWFVKGLGSHREVMSEAYDPESNSWSPVSGGMISGWRNPSISLNGQLYALDCRDGCKLRVYDGATDSWNKFIDSKLHLGNSRVLEAAGLVPLNGKLCIIRNNMSISLVDVSSPDKQVESNPQLWENIGGRGHFRTLFTNIWSSIAGRSGLRSHIVHCQVLQA, translated from the exons ATGGACCAATCTATTTCTCAACAGTCATCTAATGCTCTTAGAGGGTTTCGAGTTCAAGCTCCATTG GTTGATTCTGTATCATGCTATTGTAAAGTGGATTCTGGATTGAAGACAGTTGCTGAGGCAAGAAAATTTGTCCCAGGGTCGAAGCTTTGTATTCAGCCTGATATCAATCCCAATGCACACAAGAGTAAAAACTCTCGCAGAGAGAGGACTCGAGTCCAGCCACCTCTTCTCCCTGGCCTTCCTGATGATCTTGCCATTGCATGTCTGATTCGAGTTCCTCGTGCTGAACACCGAAAACTCCGTGTAGTTTGTAAGAGATGGTATCGCCTTCTGGCTGGgaatttcttttattctcttAGGAAAAGTCTTGGAATGGCAGAAGAGTGGGTTTATGTTTTCAAACGAGATCGTGATGGTAAGATATCATGGAATGCATTTGACCCTATGCATCAGCTGTGGCAGCCACTTCCTCCAGTTCCAAGGGAGTATTCTGAGGCAGTTGGTTTTGGTTGTGCTGTTCTAAGTGGTTGCCACTTGTACTTGTTTGGAGGAAAGGACCGACAAAGGGGTTCAATGAGACGTGTTATTTTCTATAGTGCTCGGACAAACAAGTGGCATAGAGCACCAGATATGCTTCGAAAACGTCATTTCTTTGGTTCCTGTGTGATAAATAATTGCCTTTATGTGGCTGGTGGAGAATGTGAAGGAATTCATAGGACTTTACGATCTGCTGAAGTTTATGATCCTAACAAGAACAGATGGAGTTTTGTTCAAGATATGAGCACTGCTATGGTACCTTTCATTGGGGTAGTTTATGATGGAAAGTGGTTTGTAAAAGGTCTTGGGTCTCATCGTGAGGTTATGAGTGAAGCATATGATCCTGAATCTAATTCCTGGTCTCCTGTTAGTGGCGGGATGATTTCTGGTTGGCGCAACCCTAGTATCTCTTTAAATGGACAGCTCTATGCGCTGGATTGCCGTGATGGATGCAAGCTTAGGGTGTATGATGGAGCCACAGATTCATggaataaatttattgatagtaaGCTCCATTTAGGGAATTCTAGAGTTTTGGAGGCTGCTGGCCTAGTCCCTCTCAATGGCAAGCTTTGTATCATTCGCAATAATATGAGCATAAGTCTCGTTGATGTTTCCAGTCCAGACAAACAGGTTGAAAGCAACCCTCAGCTTTGGGAAAACATCGGTGGCAGAGGTCATTTCAGGAcactatttacaaatatatggTCAAGTATAGCAGGCCGAAGTGGCTTGAGAAGTCATATTGTTCACTGTCAAGTGCTTCAAGCATGA
- the LOC105782381 gene encoding uncharacterized protein LOC105782381: MKDRGKAVEVYNGSSSSSDFVCKKHPQLSSNGICAYCLKDRLVKLVCSDCGEQRLSSCSCSEISSYPRISCTGEVGSVGRVSFLIENESKDQLLKGKINGGGEDKGEDGNFILKRSNSSCVEIKRKNGLWRLGRLFRKKREKYNGGNVKSVDYNNGVSRSRSLCSFRGGNGGGFFGSDDGSMNFSAARSSSISAARSSSVNGGLLGMDPDRKSGFSEPEPRKSGFDSDKRDSAFVESDVATDIKALRKAGGVFLDHETGFSTANRRVFSLKETYFTGGDDSAFIDLKFEFPSYDTPVEPGGSKSVQNGFVSDGGSMFGGGGSCRVSVDERGIKRSRKSFKGWKWIFKNNNPDWSSNRKKGGGDLMVNH; the protein is encoded by the coding sequence ATGAAAGATAGAGGCAAAGCTGTGGAAGTATATAACggttcatcatcatcatcagattTTGTTTGTAAGAAACACCCACAATTGTCTTCGAATGGGATATGTGCTTATTGTCTTAAAGATCGCTTAGTGAAATTGGTTTGTTCTGATTGCGGTGAACAACGATTGTCCTCATGTTCATGTTCTGAAATCTCTTCTTATCCTCGTATTTCATGTACTGGTGAAGTAGGCAGCGTTGGTCGTGTTTCGTTCTTAATAGAGAATGAAAGCAAAGACCAACTTTTGAAGGGGAAAATCAATGGTGGTGGTGAAGATAAAGGTGAAGATggtaattttattcttaaaagaaGTAACAGTAGCTGTGTTgagatcaaaagaaaaaatggattATGGAGATTAGGGAGATTGTTtaggaaaaaaagagagaaatacaATGGTGGGAATGTTAAGAGTGTTGATTATAACAACGGGGTATCAAGGTCTAGATCGTTGTGTAGTTTTAGGGGTGGTAATGGTGGTGGGTTCTTTGGATCGGATGATGGGTCGATGAACTTTTCAGCGGCGAGGAGTTCTTCCATATCGGCGGCGAGGAGTTCGAGCGTGAACGGTGGTCTGTTGGGCATGGATCCCGACAGAAAAAGTGGGTTTAGTGAGCCTGAACCGAGGAAAAGTGGGTTCGACAGTGATAAAAGAGACAGTGCTTTCGTGGAATCCGATGTTGCTACTGATATCAAAGCACTGAGAAAAGCTGGTGGTGTGTTCTTGGACCATGAAACTGGTTTCAGTACAGCAAACAGGCGTGTGTTTTCACTTAAAGAAACCTATTTCACTGGTGGGGATGATTCAGCCTTCATTGACTTGAAATTTGAGTTTCCATCATATGATACCCCTGTTGAACCTGGTGGTTCAAAATCAGTCCAAAATGGGTTTGTAAGTGATGGGGGTAGTATGTTTGGTGGTGGTGGTTCATGTAGGGTTAGTGTGGATGAAAGAGGGATTAAAAGGAGTAGGAAAAGTTTTAAAGGGTGGAAGTGgatttttaagaataataatcCAGATTGGAGTAGTAACAGGAAGAAAGGTGGTGGTGATCTTATGGTTAatcattga
- the LOC105782382 gene encoding uncharacterized protein LOC105782382, which produces MLLSLVQSSFLSPSTPLCKFHSNLNPLKPSFLLPKSLSHKKSLCLSPKYATAIRASMIEAPVLWAGRLCIYYALLKSGLAGSQANPLVSGLEENGDSVGESGDLGFSKWLDNIRGKPDKEAADKRKLVSKWHPTTKGTLKRNYRVPSKSEGRRLLKALASLLSDDDHFTDATSHKGCQIRRESAHGESVCCNNVRALFDELPTPHLTVEITPFPAGPLTEIDYIKAEKLERVLRSGPSV; this is translated from the exons ATGTTACTCTCTCTTGTTCAAAGCAGCTTCCTTTCACCTTCAACACCCCTCTGCAAATTCCATTCCAACTTGAACCCACTAAAACCCTCTTTTTTACTTCCCAAATCCCTTTCCCATAAAAAGTCGCTGTGTTTGTCACCAAAGTATGCCACTGCTATTCGTGCTTCCATGATTGAAGCTCCAGTGCTTTGGGCTGGTCGGCTTTGTATTTATTATGCTCTTTTGAAGTCTGGGTTAGCTGGATCTCAGGCTAACCCACTTGTTTCAg GGTTGGAGGAGAATGGTGATAGTGTTGGCGAATCTGGTGATTTGGGTTTCTCTAAGTGGTTGGACAATATACGAGGGAAACCAG ACAAGGAAGCAGCTGACAAAAGAAAGCTGGTCAGCAAATGGCATCCGACCACAAAAGGTACACTTAAAAGGAACTACAGGGTACCTTCCAAATCCGAAGGCCGACGACTACTTAAAGCACTGGCGTCTCTTCTGTCAGATGATGATCATTTTACTGATGCCACCTCCCACAAG GGTTGCCAGATAAGAAGGGAGAGTGCTCATGGTGAAAGTGTATGCTGCAACAATGTTAGAGCTTTGTTTGACGAGCTTCCGACTCCTCACCTTACAGTCGAAATTACGCCTTTTCCTGCTGGACCTCTCACTGAAATAGATTACATCAAGGCTGAGAAATTGGAAAGGGTTCTAAGGTCTGGACCTTCTGTTTAA
- the LOC105782096 gene encoding F-box/kelch-repeat protein At1g55270 yields MEQSVSHQSSNALRGFRVQAPLVDSVSCYCKVDSGLKTVVEARKFVPGSKLCIQPDINPNAHKSKSSRKERSRVQPPLLPGLPDDLAIACLIRVPHAEHRKLRLVCKKWYHLLAGNFFFSLRKSLGMAEEWVYVLKRDRDGKISWNAFDPIHQLWQPLPPVPREYSEALGFGCAVLSGFHLYLFGGKDPLRGSMRRVVFYSARTNKWHRAPGMLRKRHFFGSCVINNRLYVAGGECDGIHRTLRSAEVYDPNKNRWSFVQDMSTAMVPFIGVVYDGKWFVKGLGSHREVMSEAYDPESNSWSAVSNGMVSGWRNPSISLNGKLYALDCRDGCKLRVYDGATDSWNKFIDSKLHFGSSRALEAAGLVPLNGKLCIIRNNMSVSLVDVSSPDKQVESNPQLWENIASRGHFRTLFTNIWSSIAGRSSLRSHIVHCQVLQA; encoded by the exons ATGGAACAATCTGTTTCACATCAGTCATCTAATGCTCTCAGAGGGTTTCGAGTTCAAGCTCCATTG GTTGATTCTGTATCTTGCTATTGTAAAGTGGATTCTGGATTGAAGACAGTTGTTGAGGCAAGAAAATTTGTCCCGGGATCAAAGCTTTGTATCCAGCCTGATATCAATCCCAATGCTCACAAGAGTAAAAGCTCTCGCAAAGAGAGGAGTCGAGTCCAGCCACCTCTCCTCCCTGGCCTTCCTGACGATCTTGCCATTGCATGTCTGATTCGAGTTCCTCATGCTGAACACAGAAAACTCCGCCTAGTTTGTAAGAAATGGTATCACCTTTTGGCTGgtaacttctttttttctcttaggAAAAGTCTTGGAATGGCAGAAGAGTGGGTTTATGTCTTGAAAAGAGATCGTGATGGAAAGATATCATGGAATGCCTTCGATCCTATCCATCAGCTATGGCAGCCACTTCCTCCTGTTCCAAGGGAGTACTCTGAGGCACTTGGTTTTGGTTGTGCCGTTCTAAGTGGCTTCCACCTGTACTTGTTTGGGGGAAAGGATCCACTAAGGGGGTCAATGAGACGAGTTGTTTTCTATAGTGCTCGGACAAACAAGTGGCACAGAGCACCAGGTATGCTTCGAAAACGTCATTTCTTTGGTTCCTGTGTAATAAATAACCGCCTTTATGTGGCTGGCGGAGAATGTGATGGAATTCATAGGACTTTACGCTCTGCTGAAGTTTATGATCCTAACAAGAACAGATGGAGTTTTGTTCAAGATATGAGCACTGCTATGGTACCTTTCATTGGGGTAGTTTACGATGGAAAGTGGTTTGTAAAAGGTCTGGGGTCTCATCGCGAAGTTATGAGCGAAGCATACGATCCTGAATCTAATTCCTGGTCTGCTGTTAGTAATGGGATGGTTTCTGGTTGGCGCAACCCTAGTATCTCTTTAAATGGAAAGCTCTATGCCCTGGATTGCCGTGATGGATGTAAGCTTAGGGTGTATGATGGAGCCACAGATTCATggaataaatttattgatagtaaGCTCCATTTCGGGAGTTCTCGAGCTTTGGAAGCTGCTGGCTTAGTTCCTCTCAATGGCAAACTTTGTATCATTCGCAATAACATGAGCGTAAGTCTCGTTGATGTTTCCAGTCCAGACAAACAGGTCGAAAGCAACCCTCAGCTTTGGGAAAACATTGCCAGTAGAGGTCATTTCAGGACTCTCTTTACAAATATATGGTCGAGTATAGCAGGCCGAAGTAGCTTGAGAAGTCATATCGTTCACTGTCAGGTTCTTCAAGCATGA